The nucleotide window CGGCATCGAGCCGGCCTGGGCGGCGCTCGCGGGCGCCCTCGTGCTGGCCGTGCGGGCCCTGGCCCACGGACGCACCACCCCGCTCGCCGTCGTGCGGGCCGTCTCGCTGCCCTTCCTCGCCTTCGTCCTGGCGCTGGGCATCGTGGTGCGGGCGGTGGTCGACAACGGCCTGTCGGACGCGATCGGGCACCTGGTCCCCGACTCGGCGGGCCTGCCCGCGCTGCTCGGCATCGCCGTCCTCGCCGCCCTGCTGGCGAACCTCATCAACAACCTGCCGGCGGTCCTCGTCCTGCTGCCCCTGGCCGCGGCCGGCGGACCGGGGCCGATCCTCGCCGTCCTCCTGGGGGTGAACATCGGCCCGAACCTCACGTACGCCGGTTCACTGGCGACCCTGCTGTGGCGGCGGATCGTCCACCAGCACGACCACGAGGTCGAACTCGGCGAGTTCACCCGGCTCGGCCTGGTCACCGTGCCCGCCACCCTGGTCCCGGCGGTGGCCGCGCTCTGGGTCTCACTGACCGTGTTCGGCAGCTGAATCACCCGTACGAGGGGTGTCGCGCGCAGAGCATTGACGCTGTGACATGACCATGCAATGCTCCCGTCCTGGGAGCGCTCCCACTACTCTGTCGTCCCCGCCGGTCCATCAGCCCACCGGCCCACCGGACGGCATCCATGGACCCCGATCCAGACACCGGGAGGCGCTCCATGCTCACGTTCCCGCACGTGCACAGCCGCCTTACGGGGCGGCGCACCACCAGACGCGTGACGGCCGCCCTGCTGACAGCCACCCTGCTGTCGGGCGCACTGGCCCTCGCCCCCGGCGCCGCCGGAGCGCCGTCCGCCGCCACCGACGCCGTAGCCGATCCGGGCACCGCCGCCACCACACCGGTACGCGTCAACCAGGCGGGCTACCTGCCCGACGGCCCCAAGCGCGCCACGGTCGTCACGACGGCCGCCGAGCCGCTGGCCTGGCAACTGCGCGGTGCGTCGGGCGCCGTGGCCGCCTCCGGCAGGACCGTCGTGCGCGGCGCCGACGCGGCCTCGGGCGAGGCGACCCACCTGGCGGACTTCTCGGCCTACCGGAAGTCCGGTTCCGGCTTCGTCCTGGTGGTCGACGGGTGGAGCAGCGCGCCCTTCGACATCCGCGCGGACCTGTACGACACCCTGCGGTACGACGCGATGGCCTTCTTCTACCACCAGCGCAGCGGCACCCCGATCGAGGCCTCGCTGGTGGGTCCCGCCTACGCGCGGCCCGCCGGACACGTCGGGATGGCCCCCAACCAGGGCGACACGGACGTGCCGTGCCAGGCCGGCGTGTGCGACTACTCCCAGGACGTGCGGGGCGGCTGGTACGACGCCGGCGACCACGGCAAGTACGTCGTCAACGGCGGCATCTCCGTCTGGCTCCTGGTCGACTCCTTCGCACGGGCCGAGCGGGCCGGCACCGCGTCCGCGCTCGGCGACTCGACCCTGCGGGTCCCGGAGCGCGGCAACGGCGTGCCGGACGTCCTGGACGAGGCCCGCTGGGAGCTCGACTTCCTGATGCGGATGCAGGTCCCGGCGGGGAAGCCCTACGCGGGCATGGCCTTTCACAAGATCCATGACGCGGCCTGGACGGGCATCCCGACCCGGCCCGAACTGGACGGCCAGGCACGCGAGCTGCACCGCCCGTCGACCGCCGCCACGCTCAACCTCGCCGCCACGGCGGCCCAGTGCGCGCGGGTCTTCCGTCCGTACGACCCCGCGTACGCGAAGCGGTGCCTGGGCGTGGCCCGTACCGCGTGGACCGCGGCGAAGGCCGAGCCCGCGCTGTACGCGCCGGACACGGACAGCACGGGCGGCGGCCCCTACAACGACACCCGGGTGACGGACGACTTCTACTGGGCGGCGAGCGAGCTGTACGCGGCCACCGGGGAGCGCGCCTACCGGGACGCCGTCACCTCCTCCCCCTGGCACACCTCGGCCGACGCGCTCACGCCGGGCGGCTTCAACTGGGCCGACACCGCCGCCCTGGGCCGGCTGACCCTGGCCACCGCGCCGAACGGGCTGCCCGCCTCCGACATCCGGCGGGTACGGGCCTCGGTGACGGCCGCCGCCGACGGGCATCTCGCCACGATGGCCGGGCAGGGCTACGCGGTACCCATCCCCGCGACCGGATACGTGTGGGGTTCCAACAGCCAGGTCACCAACAACGCGATCGTCGTGGCGACCGCCTACGCGCTGACCGGACGACAGCGGTACCGGGCGGGCGTGCTGGAGTCGATGGACTACCTGCTGGGCCGCAACACCCTGGACCTGTCGTACGTCACCGGCTACGGCGACGCGTACGCCCGCAACCAGCACCACCGGTTCTGGGCGCACCAGTACGACGCCTCGCTGCCGAACCCGCCGACGGGCTCCCTCGCGGGCGGTCCCAACAGCGGTCTGCAGGATCCGGTGGCGCAGGAGCACCTGGCCGGGTGCGCGCCCGCGGCCTGCTACATCGACGACATCGGTTCGTACTCCACCAACGAGGTGACCGTCAACTGGAACGCCCCGCTGGCCTGGCTGGCGGCCTTCGCCGCCGAGCGCCGTCCGCGCTCCTAGGCCCTGTGGTCACATTCCCGTTCGGCGCCGGAGCCCCGCGCGGTACGCGCCGGGCGGGGTTCCGTAGCGCTGCCGGAAGACCCGGCTGAAGTGGAACGGGCTGGCGAAACCGGCCGCCGCCGCGACCCGTTCCACCGGCAGGTCGGTGGCCTCCAGCAGCCGCGCCGCGTGCAGCAGCCGGGCGGCGAGCAGCGCCCGCATCGGCGACTGGCCCAGCTGCCCGGTGAAGAGGTGGGCGAACCGGGAGGCCGACAACGACACCTCCGCGGCCAGTGTCGCCACCGTGTGCGGGGCGCCCGGGTCCGCGGCGATGCGTGCTTCGGCCCGGCGGACGCGCGGGTCGACACCGGACCGGTCCGCCGCCCCGCGTGCCGTGGCGGTGGTGAGCACGACGACCGACTCCAGGGAGCACAGGGCGAGTTCGCGGGCCGCGGTGCCGTGGGCCACGGCGACCCGGCCGGCCCCGGGCTCCCCCGGTTCCCCGGCGGGCGGCGCGCCCTCGCCGGTCCACCGCGCGTCGGCGAGCATCCGCCGGAAGGAGCGCTCCAGCCGGTCCCGGACGGCGGCCGGCACCGGCGTGACGGCGTGCAACCGGTCGCCGAGGAGGTACGGCCGCAGCCGGTCCGTCCAGGCCGGACGGGACTGGCAGTGGACCCACCAGAAGGTCCACCGCCGGGCGCCGGGCGCGACCGTGTAGCGGTGGGGCACCCCGGGGCCGAGGACGACGAGGTCGCCCGCGCCGGCCGGGGTCCCGGTGGCGCCCTGCGTCAACTGCCCCGTACCGCCCGTGGTCCAGGTGAAGAGCCAGCTGTCGGCGCCGCGCGGCCGGTGGACGCCGTACCCCGGGCGCTCGTCGAAGCGGCCGACGGTCACCAGGCCCGGCGGAGGGGACGGCGCGGCGGTCTCGGGCAACGCGTCAGCACGCACAGGCATCCTCCCGGAAAGTGCTCATGCCTAGCGTGACGTACGGAGGGCACCGAGGACACCGGCGCGAAGGGCGGTCGCATGGCAGTCACGGACAGGAGCGCAAGCACGAGCACGGACACGGACTCCGGCGGGCGCGCGGACCGGCGTACGGACGGGACGGACGAGGACGGGCCGGGAGGTGCGCGGCGGGACCGGGGCCGGGACCTCGGGCGGCGCTTCGCGGAGGACGGCTTCGTCGTGGTGCGCGGCCTGTTCGCCGCGGCCGAGATCGACGCGCTGTGCGACGAATTCACCGCGCTGCACGCGGCCGGACCGGTGCCCGGGCACTTCGAGCCCCGCGCGACCGGGGCCGCCGGGCCCGTCGACCCGCTGCACGTCCGCCCCAGGGTCATGCAGCCGCACCGCATCAACGCCCTGGCCAGGCGTTTCCTCCTCGATCCCCGGCTGCGCGGCGTTCTCGAGATCCTGCTGGGCGAGGAGGTGCTGGCCGCGCAGAGCATGTTCTACTTCAAGCCGCCCGGGGCCCGCGGGCAGGCGCTGCACCAGGACAACTTCTATCTGCGGACCGAGCCGGGCACGTGCGTGGCGGCCTGGGTCGCCTGCGACGTGATCGACCGGGGCAACGGCGGTCTGGAGGTCGTCCCCGGCACCCACCGCATGGACGTGTTCTGTCCCGAGGAGGCCGACGAGGGGCTGTCGTTCGCGCGCGAGTACGTGCCGCCGCCGCCCGGTCTGGCCGCCGTCCCGGTCGGCATGGAGCCGGGGGACGTCCTCTTCTTCAACGGCAGCCTGGTGCACGGCTCCCCTCCCAACCGCAGCGCCGACCGCTTCCGCCGCTCGTTCATCGGCCACTACGTGGGCCGTTCCACGCGACGCATCGGCCGCCACTACCCCACCCTGACCATGGGCGGCGATCCCGTCCCGCTGCCGCAGAGCGCGGGCGCGGGGCCGTGCGGCACGGAGTTCGCGCCGGCGGGGCCGCACTGAGCCGGGCGGGTCCGCGCGGTCAGGAGCGCAGCAGGCAGGCCGCGCCCAGGTCGAGCACGCCCTCGTGCCAGGTGAGCCCGCGCAGATCGCGTACGACGACCGGGGCGTCGGTGTGCAGACCGCGCGGTCCGACACCGATGACGTACGCGCCGGCCGCCTTCCCCGCCGTGGCGCCCGCGGCGCTGTCCTCGAGGACGACGCTCCGCGCGGGGTCGACGCCGAGCTTCCCCGCCGCCGCCAGATAGCCGTCGGGGGCGGGTTTGCCGTGGCCGACGTCGTCCGCGGTGACGAGCACGGGCGGCAGCGGAAGGCCCGCGGCGGCGAGACGGGCCCGGGCCAGCCCGGTGACCCCGGAGGTGACGACGGCCCAGCTGCCCGGCGGCAGGCCCGTCAGGAGGTCGAGGGCGCCGGGCAGGGCGGTCGTGGTGGCGGCCGCCTCGATCTCCAGGCGGTCGATCTCGGCGAGGGCGGCGGGCCGTTCGGCGGGGTCGGTCACGAGAAGGGCGACGGTGTCGGCGGAGCGCCGCCCGTGGACCGCCGCCGTGACCCGTTCGGCGTCCAGTCCGCGCGCCCGGGCCCACCGGCTCCACGCCTGGTCGACGCCGAGGTCGGAGTCGACCAGGACGCCATCGTTGTCGAGGAGCAGACCCTCGCAGGGGATCTTCATGGACGGACCTTTCACGTGACGGGACGGTTGCGGTAGCGGCCGACCAGTTCGCGGGCGGCGGCCTGCATACGGGCGGGCGGCAGCCCCCGGGCCAGCAGGGTCAGGTCGTCGACGACCATGTCGCCGATGCTCAGGAAGGCGTCCGGGACGCCGCCCGCACGGTGGGCGGAGAGCACCAGGCCCTCCAGGGACCGGACGGGGTCGTCGGCGGCGACGGGTTCGTCGGGCCAGACGTCGATCCCGGCGAGCAGGCGGCCTCCGGCGACCCGGGCCAGCAGCGCGGGGAAGTCCACCACGGGCGCCCGGCTCACGAGGACCAGCCGGGCGCCGTCGGGCAGCAGTCCCAGTTCGCGTTCGCCGAGCAGGTGGCGGCTGTCGTCGGTGACGGTGGCGAGGACGAAGACGAACGTGCTGCGGGTCAGGGTCTCGTCGAGCGTGGCCGGCACGAGTCCCTGCTCGCGCAGGACGGCGGGCGGCAGCCAGGGGTCGTACACCCGCGTGGTCGGGCGGAAGGGCGCGAGGAGCGGGTGCAGGGCGCGGCCGAGGTTCCCGAATCCGATCAGGCCGACGTCCGCGCCGCGCAGCAGTACGGCGTCGGCGTTGCCGTCGGACACGTACCGCTCCCGTCCGGCGCGGAACGCGCGGTCCTCGCGGCTGATGCCGCGCGCCAGGTCCAGGGCGAGACCAAGGGCGTACTCGGCGACGGCCTGGGCGTAGGCGGGCCCGCAGCCCAGGACGTGGATGCCGCGGCGGAAGCACACGTCGTAGTCGACGTTCGGGAAGAAGTTGCCCTCGACGTTGAGCAGGGCCCGCAACCGGCCCGCCCGGGCCAGGCGGGCGGCGGGCAGGCCGGGCTGACCGACGACGGCGAAGGCCTCCGGCAGTGCGCGGTCCAGGGCCTCCTCGGTGTCCGGCTCGACGACGGTGAAGCGGTCGTGGAGCCGGGCCAGCGTGTCCGGGCGGAAGATGCGTTCCCTGGGGTGCGGGTCGGGGCGCAGGATCACGAGCGGCTTGTGCGGGGTGCTCACGGCTCTCCTTGCATCCGTCACGGTTCTCCCCGCCATCCGTACCCGGCGTACGCGTCCGTATCCGGCGTGTGTCCCCCGGGACCGGGGGCCGCGCGCCCCGGTCGCGCGGATTTGACGTGCGGGTTTCCGCGCGATTTGATCGCGACGTGCCGAGGCGCGCAGCCCGGCACCAGAGGTGCGCCCAGCCGGTGGCGGAACGATTCCCAGTCCGGCCGAAGTCGCCAGGACCCTCACACGGTCCGAGGCGGGGTCGTACTCGCGAACGATGGAGCGGACATGCCCGCCAAGCGTGGCCCCCGCGCGGGATTCATCCGGGCGGCCGCCGCCCTGCTCACCCTCGCCGCCCTGGCCTCCTGTTCGTCGTCCGACGGGGACGCCGGGGGGTCCGCCTCCCCCACGGGGCCGGGCTCCGGGGCCGTGCGGCTGCCCCCCGTGCCCGCCGGTTTCGACTACCAGATCGGCGGCGCCTACCCGCCGCCGTCCGGCGTCCGCATCGTCGCCCGTGACCGCGGCGCCGAACCCGCGCGCGGCCTCTACAACATCTGTTACGTCAACGCCTTCCAGGCCCAGCCCGACGAAAAGGACGACTGGCCCGACGACCTGCTGCTGCGGGACGGGAAGGGCGAGGTCGTCATCGACGCCGACTGGGACGAGCCGCTGCTCGACATCGGTACCCCCGCCAAGCGGAAGCGGGTCGCGGCCCGGGTCGACCAGTGGATCGACGGCTGCGCGGACAAGGGCTACGACGCCGTCGAGCCGGACAACTACGACAGCTACACGCGCTCCCACCAGCTGCTGGACGCGAACGACGCCATGGCGTTCATCAAGCTGCTCTCCACGCACGCGCACGCGCGTGGGCTGGCGATCGCGCAGAAGAACACCGTGGAGCTGGCCGGGCAGCGTGTGCGCGCCGGGCTCGACTTCGCGGTGGTGGAGGAGTGCGGGGCGTACGACGAGTGCGGTGAGTACGCCGACGCCTTCGACGACCGGGTGGTCGTCGTGGAGTACACCGATAAGGGAATGCGCAAGGCCCGTGCGGGGTTCGGCGACCGGCTGAGCATCGTGCGCCGGGACGTGCAGGTGTCGACGCCGGACAGCGACGACTACGTCCGCAGGACCCGCTGAGCAAGGCGCCGGCCCGTCGTCGGCCGGCGACGGGTCAGCGGGCCAGCAGGTCCAGGGCCTGTTCCCAGCGGAATCCGCCCTCCTCGGGGCCGCCGAAGGCGTGCTCGCCGAACCGGACGCCCATCCCGCGCAGCCGTGCCAGGCTGTCCCGGTAGGCGGGGTGGGCCGTCAGCGCCCGGCTCACGCACGGCAGTACGGAGATCGGCACGCCCGTCCCGGACGCCTCGCAGAGCGTGCCGAGGGCGAGCGTGTCGGAGATACCGGCCGCCCACTTGTTGACGGTGTTGAAGGTCGCGGGCGCCACGGCGACGGCGTCCGGGTCGGGGAACGGCCGCGGGTCGCCCGGCGCGCGCCAGGCGGACCTGATCGGCCGGCCGGTCCGCGCCTCGACCGCCGCGGTGTCGAAGAAGCCCGTCGCGAGCGGGGTGGCGATGACGCCGACCTCCCAGCCCCGTTCCTGCGCCAGGGTGATCAGTTCGCCGATGCCGTCGGCGACCGCGGCCGCGCAGACGACGACGTAGAGGAAGGGTTCACGGGCCTGTTCGGTCACCCGGGAACCCTACTGAACGTCCCTACCGCACCGGGAGCGGCCGCCCCCGCTCGGAGTCCGCCCGCGGGCCGTGGATCCGGCGCTCCCCCTCCTCGATCGGCACGTCGTCGATGCTGGCCTCGCGGCGGGTCATCAGGCCGCGCTCGTCGAACTCCCAGAGCTCGTTGCCGTACGAGCGCCACCACCGGCCGTCGGTGTCGCGGCACTCGTACTGGAACCGGACGGCGATGCGGTTGCCGTCGAAGGCCCAGAGGTCCTTGCGCAGGGCGTACTCCTCCTCGCGCCGCCATTTGCGGGTGAGCAGTTCCACGATCTGCGCACGGCCGGTGACGAAGGTGTCGCGGTTGCGCCAGACCGAGTCCGGCGAGTAGGCGAGCGAGACCTTCTCCGGATCGCGGGTGTTCCAGGCGTCCTCGGCCGCCTGGACCTTCTGCGCGGCGGTCTCACGGGTGAAGGGCGGCAGGGGCGGACGGTCGGCCATGGCGGGGTCCCTCGGGAGCGGCAGGATGGAGAACGGGCGTTCTCCGGTGTCGCCGCTAACCTAGAGAACGGTGGTTCTCGCGTCAAGACGGCAGGGAGTGGGCGGGTACATGGACAGCACGGTCGCCAGGGAGCGGGTCCTGGACGCGGCGGAGGCCCTGTTCTACGGGCGCGGCATACAGTCCGTCGGCATGGACGACGTCCGGGGCGCCTCGGGGGTCTCGCTCAAGCGGCTCTACCAGCTGTTCCCCGCCAAGGAACACCTCGTGGTGGCGTACCTGGAGCGGCGCGACGTCCGGTGGCGGCGGCGGCTCGCCGAGTACGTGGAGCGGCACGAGGACGCGCGGGAGCGGATCCCGGCGGTCTTCGCATGGCTGGAGCGGTGGTTCGGGGAGCCGGACTTCCGGGGCTGCGCCTGGATCAACTCGTACGGGGAGCTGGGGGCCGTCTCGGAGCCGGTCGCCGAGCAGGTCCGACGTCACAAGCGGGCTTTCGGGGAGTACCTGGCCGGGCTGGTGCGCGACGCCGGCCTGCCGCCGGACCTCGCCGGTCAGCTGCAGCTGCTGGCGGAGGGCGCCATGGTCACCGCCGCGATCGGACGGAGCCCGGAGCCCGCGGCCCGGGCCGGGCGGGCGGCCCGGGTGCTGGCCGGCCCCTACGGCACCGCCCACGACGCTCCGCGCGGCGGGTCCGCCGGCATTGACTGATGACGCGGCGGGTTGCAGACTCCGATTGAAGATTCAAATGGACAATTGTTCACCAGACGAACGCGGGCGTTTCCGTCGCGGAGCGCGGCGCGTCGCGTCGCCCGACGGGAAGAGCCGCACATGACCCTCCATCGTGACCTGCTGATCGGCGGCAAGGAGCTGCCCGCGGCCTCCGGCCGCACCGCCGAGGACGTGAGCCCCTACGGCGCGGAGGTGTACGCCACGGTCGCCGCGGCGGACGCCCGGGACGTCACCCGGGCCGTGGACGCGGCGGACGCCGCGTTCGAGGGCTGGGCCGCGCTCGGTCCGGCGCAGCGGCGCGGGATCTTCCTCGCCGCGGCCGACCTGCTGGAGGCCCGCACCGAGGACGCCGTACGGATCATGGCGGGCGAGGTCGGCGGCACCCGGCCCTGGGCCATGTTCAACGTGGGCCTCGCCGCGAACATCCTGCGCGAGGCCGGCGCCGCGGTGACCGCTCCGCGCGGTGAGGTGCTGAGCGCGCAGGAGGAGGGCGTGCTGGGCCTCGCGGTCCGCGAGCCGGTCGGCGTCGTGGCGGCCTTCTCACCGTGGAACGCCCCGGTCATCCTGGGGGTGCGGGCGGTCGCCGCGCCGCTCGCCGCGGGCAACACCGTGGTGCTGAAGCCGAGCGAGGACGCGCCGATCGCGTGCGGTCTGTTCATCGCGGACGTCCTGCGCGAGGCGGGCCTGCCCGACGGCGTCCTGAACGTGATCACGAACGCTCCCGAGGACGCGGCCGCCGTCGCCGAGGCCCTGATCGCCGACGAGCGCGTACGGGCCGTCAACTTCACCGGCTCCACGGGGGTCGGCCGGATCATCGGCGTGCACGCGGCCCGGCACCTGAAGCCCGCGGTCCTCGAACTCGGCGGCAAGAACTCGGTGATCGTGCTGGACGACGCCGACGTCGACTACGCGGTCGACGCGGCCGTCTTCTCCGTGTTCATGAACTCCGGCCAGATCTGCATGTCCGCCGACCGCATCCTCGTGCACGAGAGCCTGGCCGAGGAGTTCACCGCCAAGTTCACCGCGAGGACCGAGGCGCTCGCGTCCGGCGACCCGTCCGACCCGCACACGGTGGTCGGCCCACTCGTCACCCGGGACGCGGCCCGCCGGGTCGCGGCGCTCGTGGAGGACGCCGTCGCCAAGGGAGCCACCGTCCTGACCGGCGGCGGCGCCCCCGAGGGGGCCGTGCACCCGGCGACCGTCCTGACCGGCCTGCCGGAGGAGGCCGAGCTGTACCGGGGTGAGGCCTTCGGCCCGCTCGCCGTGCTCGGCACGTTCGCCACGGACGACGAGGCGGTCTCCTTCGCCAACGCCACCGAGCACGGGCTGACCTGCGGGATCATCACCGAGAACGGCACGCACGGACTCAGGGTCGCCCGCCGGATCCGGACCGGCATCGTGCACGTCAACGACCAGTCCGTCGCCGACGAGCCGAACGCCCCCTTCGGCGGGTTCAAGGGCAGCGGCTACGGGCGCTTCGGCGGCCGCTGGGGCATCGAGGCGTTCAGCAACACCCGCTGGGTGACGCTGGCCACCCAGCAGGCGCACTTCCCGTTCTAGTGCCGTGCCGGGCCCGGGCCCTGGGTCCGGCGGCCGGTGCCCGGTCGGTGCCGAACGCCTGCGCCACGGCCAGGCTGTCCTCGTACACGTGGTGGCGTACGACCAGGCCGTTCCCGACGGTGAGGTGCAGGGCGAACCGGGCGCGGTAGGCGCGTCCGGTCGGCGCCGCGGTCTGGCGGATCTCGCCCAGGACGACCGCGTCGGCGCCGTCGACGAGGATGCGCTCGATCTCGGTGGCCGCCTGTCCGGGCACGTGGAACCCGGCCAGCAGGCGGTAGTGGTCGGCCACGCCTGCCCGGGTGGAGCGCCGCCGGATCCAGGGCGTCCGTGCCCGCCCGTGCTCGCTCTGCGGCCAGTCGAGCTTCCAGTCGACGTCCTCGGCGTACAGCTCGGCGATCCACGCGGGGTCGCCCCGGCCGATGCGGCGCAGCAGCTCCTCGACGACGGTGCGGGTGGCGGCGCCGGTGGTGGCGCCGGTGGTGGCGCCGGGAATGGTGCTGGGGGTCGCGCTGGGGACGGTCATCTGCTTCCTCTCCGGAACCGGCTCGCTCTCGGACGCCCCACACTGCCGATCTTCGGAACGTACGACAATTACCTGCCGGGTAGGGCTCTCCGACTCGTCCGGCCGCACCCGGGGCGGGCGTCGGAGTGAAACGGTCCGTGCGGGATGAAATGTCCTGGGCGGGCGTGTTGAATCGCGAAACGGCACGTGCCGTGCACGACGACGATCGATGGGATGGATGTCATGCCTCTTGAGGGCGCATACGAGCCGAGCCCGACCCAGTGGGTGCGCGAGCAGGTGGAGTTGTACGAGCGCTCCGGCGGTACCGAGGGAACGACGCTGCGGGACACGGGACTTCCCGTGATCGTGCTGACCACCCGTGGGGCGAGGAGCGGGAAGATCCGCAAG belongs to Streptomyces sp. V3I8 and includes:
- a CDS encoding NAD(P)-dependent oxidoreductase translates to MSTPHKPLVILRPDPHPRERIFRPDTLARLHDRFTVVEPDTEEALDRALPEAFAVVGQPGLPAARLARAGRLRALLNVEGNFFPNVDYDVCFRRGIHVLGCGPAYAQAVAEYALGLALDLARGISREDRAFRAGRERYVSDGNADAVLLRGADVGLIGFGNLGRALHPLLAPFRPTTRVYDPWLPPAVLREQGLVPATLDETLTRSTFVFVLATVTDDSRHLLGERELGLLPDGARLVLVSRAPVVDFPALLARVAGGRLLAGIDVWPDEPVAADDPVRSLEGLVLSAHRAGGVPDAFLSIGDMVVDDLTLLARGLPPARMQAAARELVGRYRNRPVT
- a CDS encoding phytanoyl-CoA dioxygenase family protein, which gives rise to MAVTDRSASTSTDTDSGGRADRRTDGTDEDGPGGARRDRGRDLGRRFAEDGFVVVRGLFAAAEIDALCDEFTALHAAGPVPGHFEPRATGAAGPVDPLHVRPRVMQPHRINALARRFLLDPRLRGVLEILLGEEVLAAQSMFYFKPPGARGQALHQDNFYLRTEPGTCVAAWVACDVIDRGNGGLEVVPGTHRMDVFCPEEADEGLSFAREYVPPPPGLAAVPVGMEPGDVLFFNGSLVHGSPPNRSADRFRRSFIGHYVGRSTRRIGRHYPTLTMGGDPVPLPQSAGAGPCGTEFAPAGPH
- a CDS encoding HAD-IA family hydrolase, which encodes MKIPCEGLLLDNDGVLVDSDLGVDQAWSRWARARGLDAERVTAAVHGRRSADTVALLVTDPAERPAALAEIDRLEIEAAATTTALPGALDLLTGLPPGSWAVVTSGVTGLARARLAAAGLPLPPVLVTADDVGHGKPAPDGYLAAAGKLGVDPARSVVLEDSAAGATAGKAAGAYVIGVGPRGLHTDAPVVVRDLRGLTWHEGVLDLGAACLLRS
- a CDS encoding glycoside hydrolase family 9 protein, whose product is MLTFPHVHSRLTGRRTTRRVTAALLTATLLSGALALAPGAAGAPSAATDAVADPGTAATTPVRVNQAGYLPDGPKRATVVTTAAEPLAWQLRGASGAVAASGRTVVRGADAASGEATHLADFSAYRKSGSGFVLVVDGWSSAPFDIRADLYDTLRYDAMAFFYHQRSGTPIEASLVGPAYARPAGHVGMAPNQGDTDVPCQAGVCDYSQDVRGGWYDAGDHGKYVVNGGISVWLLVDSFARAERAGTASALGDSTLRVPERGNGVPDVLDEARWELDFLMRMQVPAGKPYAGMAFHKIHDAAWTGIPTRPELDGQARELHRPSTAATLNLAATAAQCARVFRPYDPAYAKRCLGVARTAWTAAKAEPALYAPDTDSTGGGPYNDTRVTDDFYWAASELYAATGERAYRDAVTSSPWHTSADALTPGGFNWADTAALGRLTLATAPNGLPASDIRRVRASVTAAADGHLATMAGQGYAVPIPATGYVWGSNSQVTNNAIVVATAYALTGRQRYRAGVLESMDYLLGRNTLDLSYVTGYGDAYARNQHHRFWAHQYDASLPNPPTGSLAGGPNSGLQDPVAQEHLAGCAPAACYIDDIGSYSTNEVTVNWNAPLAWLAAFAAERRPRS
- a CDS encoding flavoprotein produces the protein MTEQAREPFLYVVVCAAAVADGIGELITLAQERGWEVGVIATPLATGFFDTAAVEARTGRPIRSAWRAPGDPRPFPDPDAVAVAPATFNTVNKWAAGISDTLALGTLCEASGTGVPISVLPCVSRALTAHPAYRDSLARLRGMGVRFGEHAFGGPEEGGFRWEQALDLLAR
- a CDS encoding aldehyde dehydrogenase family protein, which gives rise to MTLHRDLLIGGKELPAASGRTAEDVSPYGAEVYATVAAADARDVTRAVDAADAAFEGWAALGPAQRRGIFLAAADLLEARTEDAVRIMAGEVGGTRPWAMFNVGLAANILREAGAAVTAPRGEVLSAQEEGVLGLAVREPVGVVAAFSPWNAPVILGVRAVAAPLAAGNTVVLKPSEDAPIACGLFIADVLREAGLPDGVLNVITNAPEDAAAVAEALIADERVRAVNFTGSTGVGRIIGVHAARHLKPAVLELGGKNSVIVLDDADVDYAVDAAVFSVFMNSGQICMSADRILVHESLAEEFTAKFTARTEALASGDPSDPHTVVGPLVTRDAARRVAALVEDAVAKGATVLTGGGAPEGAVHPATVLTGLPEEAELYRGEAFGPLAVLGTFATDDEAVSFANATEHGLTCGIITENGTHGLRVARRIRTGIVHVNDQSVADEPNAPFGGFKGSGYGRFGGRWGIEAFSNTRWVTLATQQAHFPF
- a CDS encoding TetR/AcrR family transcriptional regulator, with protein sequence MDSTVARERVLDAAEALFYGRGIQSVGMDDVRGASGVSLKRLYQLFPAKEHLVVAYLERRDVRWRRRLAEYVERHEDARERIPAVFAWLERWFGEPDFRGCAWINSYGELGAVSEPVAEQVRRHKRAFGEYLAGLVRDAGLPPDLAGQLQLLAEGAMVTAAIGRSPEPAARAGRAARVLAGPYGTAHDAPRGGSAGID
- a CDS encoding nuclear transport factor 2 family protein, yielding MADRPPLPPFTRETAAQKVQAAEDAWNTRDPEKVSLAYSPDSVWRNRDTFVTGRAQIVELLTRKWRREEEYALRKDLWAFDGNRIAVRFQYECRDTDGRWWRSYGNELWEFDERGLMTRREASIDDVPIEEGERRIHGPRADSERGRPLPVR
- a CDS encoding endo alpha-1,4 polygalactosaminidase; this translates as MPAKRGPRAGFIRAAAALLTLAALASCSSSDGDAGGSASPTGPGSGAVRLPPVPAGFDYQIGGAYPPPSGVRIVARDRGAEPARGLYNICYVNAFQAQPDEKDDWPDDLLLRDGKGEVVIDADWDEPLLDIGTPAKRKRVAARVDQWIDGCADKGYDAVEPDNYDSYTRSHQLLDANDAMAFIKLLSTHAHARGLAIAQKNTVELAGQRVRAGLDFAVVEECGAYDECGEYADAFDDRVVVVEYTDKGMRKARAGFGDRLSIVRRDVQVSTPDSDDYVRRTR
- a CDS encoding helix-turn-helix domain-containing protein gives rise to the protein MPVRADALPETAAPSPPPGLVTVGRFDERPGYGVHRPRGADSWLFTWTTGGTGQLTQGATGTPAGAGDLVVLGPGVPHRYTVAPGARRWTFWWVHCQSRPAWTDRLRPYLLGDRLHAVTPVPAAVRDRLERSFRRMLADARWTGEGAPPAGEPGEPGAGRVAVAHGTAARELALCSLESVVVLTTATARGAADRSGVDPRVRRAEARIAADPGAPHTVATLAAEVSLSASRFAHLFTGQLGQSPMRALLAARLLHAARLLEATDLPVERVAAAAGFASPFHFSRVFRQRYGTPPGAYRAGLRRRTGM